A DNA window from Ornithodoros turicata isolate Travis chromosome 10, ASM3712646v1, whole genome shotgun sequence contains the following coding sequences:
- the LOC135369981 gene encoding ATPase family AAA domain-containing protein 3-like, with protein sequence MSWLFGIRRDQGGGGDIPDFSKLAQLPPGAGAASGGGGDDKKSSKMEGYHFDSTALERAAKAAKELESSRHAREAFELSKMQEHTLQLEHQTKIKEFEAHIEQSKLDAYRVQQDEKRKTLAEETKQHQQRSQYQDQLSRRRYDDQLLQQQRANEENLKRQEESVAKQEALRRATIEHEMEMRHQNDMKKLEAELRAKAKVDRENQDLYIEQIKVKAAENRATVLESIKTAGAVLGEGFRAFVSDWDKVSATAAGVTLLALGIYSAKMGTGIAARYIEVRLGKPSLVRETSRLTLFEALKHPIATTRQLMSKPADALKGVVLQPSLEERLRDIAIATRNTKKNKGMYRNILMYGPPGTGKTLFAKKLAQHSGMEYALMSGGDVAPMGREGVSAVHKVFDWSNTSRRGVLLFVDEADAFLRKRSSEVISEDLRATLNAFLYRTGEQSSKFMLVLASNTPEQFDWAVSDRVDEMVEFQLPGLEERERLVRLYFDKFVLQPAAEGKRRLKVAQFDYGKLCSEIAKVTDGLSGREIAKLGVTWQAAAYASDDGILTEAMVMDRVQDAVKQNRQKQEWQTEEEHRKRTPGGFSSKTSPKSLPSSSSSGSRDVVDQSVVPS encoded by the exons ATGTCGTGGTTATTCGGCATACGGAGAGACCAAGGTGGTGGAGGTGACATTCCGGACTTTAGTAAACTCGCACAACTTCCTCCGGGTGCCGGAGCCGCTTCTGGAGGTGGAGGCGATGATAAAAAGTCATCTAAGATGGAAGGGTACCACTTCGACTCCACGGCGTTGGAGAGAGCTGCGAAGGCAGCCAAGGAACTCGAGTCTTCTC GTCATGCAAGGGAGGCCTTCGAGTTATCCAAGATGCAGGAGCATACCCTACAGCTAGAACACCAAACGAAAATAAAAGAATTTGAAGCACACATCGAGCAGTCGAAGCTAGATGCGTACAGGGTGCAGCAGGATGAGAAGAGAAAGACTCTTGCCGAAGAAACGAAGCAACACCAACAG AGGTCTCAGTACCAGGACCAGCTGTCCAGGCGGAGATATGATGACCAGTTATTACAACAG CAAAGAGCAAATgaggaaaacctgaaacggcaAGAGGAATCTGTAGCGAAACAGGAAGCTCTTCGAAGAG CTACAATTGAGCATGAAATGGAAATGAGACATCAAAATGACATGAAGAAACTGGAGGCTGAACTGAGAGCAAAGGCCAAGGTGGACCGAGAGAATCAAGACTTATACATTGAACAGATCAAAGTGAAAGCTGCTGAAAACCGGGCTACCGTACTGGAATCCATCAA GACAGCAGGCGCAGTTTTGGGTGAGGGCTTTCGGGCCTTCGTCTCGGACTGGGACAAAGTCTCTGCCACC GCTGCCGGCGTGACGCTGTTAGCACTGGGTATCTACTCGGCCAAGATGGGTACGGGCATTGCAGCACGCTACATCGAAGTGAGGTTGGGCAAACCCTCGCTCGTTCGCGAAACGTCCCGGCTAACGTTGTTTGAAGCCCTCAAGCATCCTATCGCGACTACTCGTCAACTGATGAGCAAGCCCGCGGATGCCCTCAAGGGCGTCGTTCTGCAG CCGTCACTGGAAGAACGGTTAAGGGACATCGCCATAGCAACGAGGAACACAAAGAAGAACAAAGGCATGTACAGAAATATCCTTATGTATGGACCACCGGGTACAGGGAAAACACTTTTCGCAAAG AAACTAGCCCAGCACTCTGGAATGGAGTATGCTCTCATGAGTGGGGGTGATGTGGCACCCATGGGTCGAGAAGGTGTCTCCGCGGTGCACAAGGTCTTCGACTGGTCCAACACCAGCAGGAGGGG CGTGCTACTGTTTGTTGACGAAGCAGATGCCTTCCTAAGAAAAAGGAGTTCT GAGGTCATAAGTGAAGACCTGAGAGCGACGCTGAATGCATTCCTGTACAGAACTGGCGAACAGTCGAGCAA GTTCATGTTGGTCCTGGCCAGCAACACTCCGGAACAGTTTGATTGGGCGGTGAGCGACAGGGTGGATGAAATGGTGGAATTCCAGTTGCCGGGCCTCGAAGAGAGGGAGCGGCTCGTCCGACTTTATTTCGACAAGTTCGTTCTTCAACCGGCTGCGGAGGGAAAGAG GAGGCTGAAGGTTGCACAGTTCGACTACGGAAAGCTCTGTTCAGAAATTGCAAAGGTGACGGACGGTCTCTCGGGCAGGGAGATTGCCAAGCTCGGTGTCACGTGGCAG GCGGCAGCCTATGCCTCCGATGATGGCATCCTCACCGAAGCCATGGTGATGGATCGCGTACAGGATGCCGTGAAACAGAATCGACAGAAGCAGGAATGGCAGACGGAAGAGGAGCACAGGAAGCGTACCCCAGGCGGCTTCAGTTCGAAGACCTCTCCAAAAAGTCTACCTTCGTCTTCCAGTAGCGGTTCCAGAGATGTTGTGGACCAGAGCGTAGTTCCATCCTAG
- the LOC135369987 gene encoding coiled-coil domain-containing protein 50-like isoform X1, with translation MECSVRSMAEASVTDDQTVVPEGRVGQVCKEWVVREDGVLAYRLQTQEISQHYNLNRTNNQLLRNDLPLAKTVQRTEEEEATMIREAYERMLQEQEEHDAKIALELQQQLQREAALHASLEEEDKRLALELQRRDLPRKLEKIERRRREEIPFPWTRIERAFLWAYDALPAALRKLSLGASGDTTNGGDDLGDSDFSDFCLQPPSHLEGEQLRKFCEDQDAELARLLQEQETKRRGPSARDRQIAIEAQDRELAKLLQDQERARARRAREKARQRAQMQQQQQQEMDTIEELGHTNHHHHAVPESSNGQPTRTKSQESVPTSEGDMSFLVGPGVKNIAVELDPTFERRKESLERQGSGSSNRSNSSSGMSPLTPPPSAIGGSTSSPALSNACYVDPDEGAVPPYMPIQGQRRSKSLEKGKKGKRARDACRQQ, from the exons ATGGAATGTAGTGTAAGAAGTATGGCCGAAGCAAGTGTGACGGATGACCAAACTGTTGTTCCCGAAGGACGCGTTGGACAAG TGTGTAAAGAATGGGTAGTTCGAGAAGATGGTGTGTTGGCGTACAGGCTGCAGACGCAGGAAA TCAGTCAGCACTACAACCTGAACCGCACCAACAACCAGCTTTTGAGGAACGACCTGCCATTGGCCAAGACAGTGCAGCGTACGGAAGAAGAGGAGGCAACCATGATTCGAGAAGCTTACGAACGCATGCTGCAAGAACA gGAGGAACACGATGCCAAAATTGCCTTGGAGCTCCAGCAACAGTTGCAGAGGGAAGCAGCCCTTCACGCAAGTTTAGAAGAGGAAGATAAA AGGCTAGCCCTGGAACTTCAGAGAAGAGACCTTCCCAGGAAGCTTGAGAAGATCGAGAGAAGACGACGAG AAGAAATACCGTTCCCGTGGACACGCATTGAAAGAGCATTCTTATGGGCAT ACGACGCATTGCCAGCTGCATTGCGAAAGCTCTCTCTGGGAGCCAGCGGTGATACTACAAATGGAGGGGACGACCTTGGCGATTCAGATTTCTCCGATTTTTGTCTTCAACCCCCCTCGCATCTGGAAGGGGAGCAGCTGAGGAAGTTTTGTGAAGATCAAGATGCT GAGCTGGCAAGGTTACTGCAGGAGCAGGAAACAAAG AGACGTGGTCCAAGTGCGAGGGACCGGCAGATTGCCATCGAAGCGCAAGACAGGGAACTGGCCAAACTTCTCCAGGACCAGGAGCGAGCAAGGGCCAGGCGGGCTCGTGAAAAGGCCAGGCAGAGAGCTCAGAtgcagcagcaacagcagcaaGAAATG GACACCATAGAGGAACTGGGCCATaccaaccatcatcatcacgcTGTGCCAGAGAGCTCAAACGGCCAGCCCACGCGAACGAAGAGTCAAGAATC TGTGCCAACTAGTGAAGGGGACATGTCGTTCCTGGTGGGTCCCGGAGTGAAGAACATAGCAGTGGAATTGGACCCAACGTTTGAGAGGCGGAAAGAATCCCTAGAGCGGCAGGGGAGTGGAAGCAGCAACCGGAGCAACAGCAGCTCTGGCATGTCGCCCCTCACGCCCCCTCCGTCCGCCATAG GAGGTTCCACGTCAAGTCCTGCACTGTCCAATGCCTGTTACGTGGATCCAGACGAGGGTGCTGTCCCTCCCTACATGCCAATTCAGGGACAGCGACGCTCCAAGTCCTTGGAGAAAGGAAAGAAGGGCAAAAGAGCGAGAGATGCCTGCCGTCAACAGTAA
- the LOC135369982 gene encoding 26S proteasome regulatory subunit 7, producing the protein MPDYLGDDQRKAKKDEKEEKEEDIKVLDEGDIALLKTYGVGQYSKSIKQVEDDIQAILKRVNELTGIKESDTGLAPPALWDLAADKQTLQNEQPLQVARCTKIINADSDDPKYIINVKQFAKFVVDLADSVAPTDIEEGMRVGVDRNKYQIHIPLPPKIDPTVTMMQVEEKPDVTYTDVGGCKEQIEKLREVVETPLLHPERFVNLGIEPPKGVLLFGPPGTGKTLCARAVANRTDACFIRVIGSELVQKYVGEGARMVRELFEMARTKKACLIFFDEIDAIGGARFDDGAGGDNEVQRTMLELINQLDGFDPRGNIKVLMATNRPDILDPALMRPGRLDRKVEFGLPDLEGRTHIFKIHARSMSVERDIRFELLARLCPNSTGAEIRSVCTEAGMFAIRARRKIATEKDFLEAINKVIKSYAKFSATPRYMTYN; encoded by the exons ATGCCGGATTATTTAGGAGACGATCAGCGGAAGGCCAAGAAGGACgagaaagaggaaaaggaggaaGATATTAAAG TTCTCGACGAAGGCGATATCGCTCTACTTAAAACTTAC GGCGTCGGCCAGTACAGCAAGTCGATCAAACAGGTTGAAGATGACATTCAGGCAATTTTGAAGCGCGTTAATGAACTGACAG GTATTAAGGAATCTGACACGGGCTTGGCACCTCCCGCACTTTGGGATTTGGCAGCAGACAAGCAGACTTTACAGAATGAGCAGCCACTTCAG GTTGCACGTTGCACCAAGATCATCAACGCGGACAGCGACGACCCGAAGTACATCATCAATGTGAAGCAGTTTGCCAAGTTTGTGGTCGATCTTGCCGATTCCGTGGCACCTACTGATATCGAGGAGGGCATGAGGGTCGG CGTGGACCGCAACAAGTACCAGATCCACATTCCTCTGCCTCCGAAGATTGATCCGACGGTGACCATGATGCAGGTGGAAGAGAAGCCGGATGTGACGTACACAGATGTTGGAGGTTGCAAGGAACAGATTGAAAAACTCAGGGAGGTCGTCGAAACGCCCCTATTGCAC CCAGAGCGCTTTGTAAACCTGGGCATAGAGCCTCCCAAGGGTGTTCTCCTCTTTGGCCCTCCCGGAACGGGGAAGACCCTGTGCGCCAGGGCAGTGGCCAACCGTACAGACGCCTGCTTCATCCGAGTCATTGGCTCCGAACTTGTACAGAAGTACGTCGGTGAG GGGGCTCGCATGGTGAGAGAGCTGTTCGAGATGGCCAGGACCAAGAAGGCCTGCCTCATCTTCTTCGACGAAATTGATGCTATCGGAG GTGCCCGTTTTGATGACGGAGCTGGAGGGGACAACGAAGTGCAACGGACCATGCTGGAACTGATCAATCAGTTGGACGGGTTTGACCCTCGTGGTAACATCAAGGTGTTGATGGCCACCAACCGACCCGACATTCTCGACCCTGCCCTGATGCGACCCGGTCGACTTGACCGAAAGGTCGAATTCGGCCTGCCTGACCTGGAG GGACGGACACACATATTCAAAATTCACGCCCGCTCTATGAGCGTGGAGAGGGACATACGCTTTGAACTCCTCGCCAGGCTGTGCCCAAACAGTACAG GTGCTGAAATACGCAGCGTGTGCACAGAAGCAGGTATGTTTGCCATCCGCGCGCGACGGAAAATAGCCACCGAGAAGGATTTCTTAGAGGCCATCAACAAGGTTATCAAGTCGTACGCCAAGTTCAGCGCTACTCCTCGTTACATGACTTACAACTGA
- the LOC135369987 gene encoding coiled-coil domain-containing protein 50-like isoform X2, producing the protein MECSVRSMAEASVTDDQTVVPEGRVGQVCKEWVVREDGVLAYRLQTQEISQHYNLNRTNNQLLRNDLPLAKTVQRTEEEEATMIREAYERMLQEQEEHDAKIALELQQQLQREAALHASLEEEDKRLALELQRRDLPRKLEKIERRRRDDALPAALRKLSLGASGDTTNGGDDLGDSDFSDFCLQPPSHLEGEQLRKFCEDQDAELARLLQEQETKRRGPSARDRQIAIEAQDRELAKLLQDQERARARRAREKARQRAQMQQQQQQEMDTIEELGHTNHHHHAVPESSNGQPTRTKSQESVPTSEGDMSFLVGPGVKNIAVELDPTFERRKESLERQGSGSSNRSNSSSGMSPLTPPPSAIGGSTSSPALSNACYVDPDEGAVPPYMPIQGQRRSKSLEKGKKGKRARDACRQQ; encoded by the exons ATGGAATGTAGTGTAAGAAGTATGGCCGAAGCAAGTGTGACGGATGACCAAACTGTTGTTCCCGAAGGACGCGTTGGACAAG TGTGTAAAGAATGGGTAGTTCGAGAAGATGGTGTGTTGGCGTACAGGCTGCAGACGCAGGAAA TCAGTCAGCACTACAACCTGAACCGCACCAACAACCAGCTTTTGAGGAACGACCTGCCATTGGCCAAGACAGTGCAGCGTACGGAAGAAGAGGAGGCAACCATGATTCGAGAAGCTTACGAACGCATGCTGCAAGAACA gGAGGAACACGATGCCAAAATTGCCTTGGAGCTCCAGCAACAGTTGCAGAGGGAAGCAGCCCTTCACGCAAGTTTAGAAGAGGAAGATAAA AGGCTAGCCCTGGAACTTCAGAGAAGAGACCTTCCCAGGAAGCTTGAGAAGATCGAGAGAAGACGACGAG ACGACGCATTGCCAGCTGCATTGCGAAAGCTCTCTCTGGGAGCCAGCGGTGATACTACAAATGGAGGGGACGACCTTGGCGATTCAGATTTCTCCGATTTTTGTCTTCAACCCCCCTCGCATCTGGAAGGGGAGCAGCTGAGGAAGTTTTGTGAAGATCAAGATGCT GAGCTGGCAAGGTTACTGCAGGAGCAGGAAACAAAG AGACGTGGTCCAAGTGCGAGGGACCGGCAGATTGCCATCGAAGCGCAAGACAGGGAACTGGCCAAACTTCTCCAGGACCAGGAGCGAGCAAGGGCCAGGCGGGCTCGTGAAAAGGCCAGGCAGAGAGCTCAGAtgcagcagcaacagcagcaaGAAATG GACACCATAGAGGAACTGGGCCATaccaaccatcatcatcacgcTGTGCCAGAGAGCTCAAACGGCCAGCCCACGCGAACGAAGAGTCAAGAATC TGTGCCAACTAGTGAAGGGGACATGTCGTTCCTGGTGGGTCCCGGAGTGAAGAACATAGCAGTGGAATTGGACCCAACGTTTGAGAGGCGGAAAGAATCCCTAGAGCGGCAGGGGAGTGGAAGCAGCAACCGGAGCAACAGCAGCTCTGGCATGTCGCCCCTCACGCCCCCTCCGTCCGCCATAG GAGGTTCCACGTCAAGTCCTGCACTGTCCAATGCCTGTTACGTGGATCCAGACGAGGGTGCTGTCCCTCCCTACATGCCAATTCAGGGACAGCGACGCTCCAAGTCCTTGGAGAAAGGAAAGAAGGGCAAAAGAGCGAGAGATGCCTGCCGTCAACAGTAA